A window from Mustela erminea isolate mMusErm1 chromosome 17, mMusErm1.Pri, whole genome shotgun sequence encodes these proteins:
- the GORAB gene encoding RAB6-interacting golgin isoform X2 yields the protein MGPGRGGAPTAPRRLWKAADPFEPQRRLPVKKSRQQLQREKALQEQSQKLGLQDGSSSVPPEQLLSAPKPSFNSPEPHSSLRVPPGPLTLASPVGDGKPQGTESPPRELGLENSHDSHKNTEVLPPKPDCRMEKKKVELQEKSRWEVLQEEQRLMEEKNKRKKALLAKAIAERSKRTQAETLKLKRIQKELQALDDMVSADIGILRNRIDQASLEYSCARKRYDRAEAEYVAAKLELQRKTETKERLTEHLCTIIQQNELRKAKKLEELMQQLDVQADEEALELEVEVERLLYEQETGAGKQVLHLERPLQPSGESVTLGFAEESKNDQEHATSLKIDEQRENPSSIPLQSPGQNQEIKTLVKAISAARTT from the exons ATGGGCCCTGGCAGAGGCGGCGCGCCGACAGCCCCCCGCCGCCTGTGGAAGGCTGCGG ATCCATTTGAACCACAGCGACGTCTCCCTGTGAAGAAAAGTCGACAACAACTTCAGCGGGAAAAGGCTCTTCAAGAGCAAAGCCAAAAACTTGGACTTCAAGATGGATCAAGCTCAGTACCTCCAGAGCAGCTGCTTTCTGCACCAAAACCAAGCTTTAATAGTCCAGAACCACATTCTTCTCTCCGTGTTCCTCCTGGTCCTCTTACACTCGCCTCTCCTGTCGGTGATGGAAAACCACAGGGGACTGAAAGTCCACCAAGGGAACTGGGACTTGAGAATTCCCATGATAGTCACAAAAACACCGAGGTTCTGCCCCCAAAGCCAGACtgcagaatggaaaaaaagaaagtggaatt GCAAGAAAAGTCTCGTTGGGAAGTCCTCCAGGAGGAACAACGgctaatggaagagaaaaataaacgtAAGAAAGCTCTTTTGGCTAAAGCTATTGCAGAAAG ATCTAAAAGAACTCAAGCAGAGACCTTGAAACTAAAGCGGATTCAAAAGGAGTTACAGGCTCTAGATGACATGGTGTCAGCTGACATTGGAATCCTCAGAAACCGGATAGATCAGGCCAGCCTCGAGTATTCGTGTGCGCG GAAGCGCTATGACAGGGCTGAAGCAGAGTATGTCGCGGCGAAGCTAGAGCTACAGCGCAAGACTGAGACTAAAGAGCGACTCACTGAGCACCTCTGTACAATCATACAGCAGAACGAGCTCCGCAAGGCTAAGAAGTTGGAAGAGTTGATGCAGCAGCTGGATGTACAAGCTGACGAGGAGGCTCTGGAGCTCGAGGTGGAGGTGGAGAGATTGCTCTACGAGCAAGAAACCGGAGCAGGGAAACAGGTGCTTCACTTGGAGAGGCCGCTTCAGCCCTCTGGGGAGAGTGTGACATTAGGATTTGCCGAAGAGAGCAAAAATGATCAAGAACACGCCACTTCCCTAAAGATAGATGAACAGCGTGAAAATCCCAGCAGCATTCCCCTTCAAAGTCCAggccaaaatcaagaaattaaaactcttGTAAAGGCCATTTCAGCTGCTCGGACCACATGA
- the GORAB gene encoding RAB6-interacting golgin isoform X1, producing MCLGRRVGSRGSAVRAFWGRGQPRRMARGWAGFSEEELRRLKQAKDPFEPQRRLPVKKSRQQLQREKALQEQSQKLGLQDGSSSVPPEQLLSAPKPSFNSPEPHSSLRVPPGPLTLASPVGDGKPQGTESPPRELGLENSHDSHKNTEVLPPKPDCRMEKKKVELQEKSRWEVLQEEQRLMEEKNKRKKALLAKAIAERSKRTQAETLKLKRIQKELQALDDMVSADIGILRNRIDQASLEYSCARKRYDRAEAEYVAAKLELQRKTETKERLTEHLCTIIQQNELRKAKKLEELMQQLDVQADEEALELEVEVERLLYEQETGAGKQVLHLERPLQPSGESVTLGFAEESKNDQEHATSLKIDEQRENPSSIPLQSPGQNQEIKTLVKAISAARTT from the exons ATGTGCCTGGGCCGTCGCGTTGGCAGTCGGGGCTCCGCGGTCCGGGCGTTCTGGGGGCGCGGGCAGCCGAGGCGCATGGCGCGGGGTTGGGCCGGCTTCTCTGAGGAGGAGCTGAGGCGGCTGAAGCAGGCTAAAG ATCCATTTGAACCACAGCGACGTCTCCCTGTGAAGAAAAGTCGACAACAACTTCAGCGGGAAAAGGCTCTTCAAGAGCAAAGCCAAAAACTTGGACTTCAAGATGGATCAAGCTCAGTACCTCCAGAGCAGCTGCTTTCTGCACCAAAACCAAGCTTTAATAGTCCAGAACCACATTCTTCTCTCCGTGTTCCTCCTGGTCCTCTTACACTCGCCTCTCCTGTCGGTGATGGAAAACCACAGGGGACTGAAAGTCCACCAAGGGAACTGGGACTTGAGAATTCCCATGATAGTCACAAAAACACCGAGGTTCTGCCCCCAAAGCCAGACtgcagaatggaaaaaaagaaagtggaatt GCAAGAAAAGTCTCGTTGGGAAGTCCTCCAGGAGGAACAACGgctaatggaagagaaaaataaacgtAAGAAAGCTCTTTTGGCTAAAGCTATTGCAGAAAG ATCTAAAAGAACTCAAGCAGAGACCTTGAAACTAAAGCGGATTCAAAAGGAGTTACAGGCTCTAGATGACATGGTGTCAGCTGACATTGGAATCCTCAGAAACCGGATAGATCAGGCCAGCCTCGAGTATTCGTGTGCGCG GAAGCGCTATGACAGGGCTGAAGCAGAGTATGTCGCGGCGAAGCTAGAGCTACAGCGCAAGACTGAGACTAAAGAGCGACTCACTGAGCACCTCTGTACAATCATACAGCAGAACGAGCTCCGCAAGGCTAAGAAGTTGGAAGAGTTGATGCAGCAGCTGGATGTACAAGCTGACGAGGAGGCTCTGGAGCTCGAGGTGGAGGTGGAGAGATTGCTCTACGAGCAAGAAACCGGAGCAGGGAAACAGGTGCTTCACTTGGAGAGGCCGCTTCAGCCCTCTGGGGAGAGTGTGACATTAGGATTTGCCGAAGAGAGCAAAAATGATCAAGAACACGCCACTTCCCTAAAGATAGATGAACAGCGTGAAAATCCCAGCAGCATTCCCCTTCAAAGTCCAggccaaaatcaagaaattaaaactcttGTAAAGGCCATTTCAGCTGCTCGGACCACATGA
- the LOC116576697 gene encoding uncharacterized protein LOC116576697, whose amino-acid sequence MRVETNRQFGRGCTSVAGKRGRRCLPGRPGSAWGGAFPLLGGAGRGGAGLSGARRPWSPVGVWFRDRAGDAAPFSPRSCLPGLVRPRAQAGAPAPRPSGQAKARADTAGRSRGSVLRVLTRDAAVKRNRRKPRGFGYLPPASAGRCSPQLGRSRAESRGSTPRSGAWVRSREGPTEPAIGRPRAACGLRTRERLVASVLRTRVDSCPAPESRCGSDAPVVRAPLRDAGSSCRTRAPAPAAGRGLRLRLRDADSGSGCGTRDADSGSGRGTRTERCRRRSRPAGDRFQFPSVWRKRSARTPHVKFIRKLFLKFWVNFKHHQ is encoded by the exons ATGAGGGTGGAGACAAACAGGCAGTTCGGAAGGGGCTGCACGTCGGTGGCGGGAAAGCGCGGGCGCCGCTGCCTGCCGGGTCGTCCGGGAAGCGCCTGGGGCGGGGCCTTCCCCTtgctgggcggggcggggcggggcggggcggggctttCGGGCGCGCGGAGACCAT GGTCTCCCGTCGGCGTTTGGTTCAGAGACCGTGCGGGAGACGCCGCGCCTTTCTCTCCCCGGTCCTGCCTTCCCGGTCTGGTTCGGCCTCGAGCGCAGGCCGGCGCCCCCGCTCCCAGGCCGAGCGGACAGGCGAAGGCACGTGCAGACACGGCAGGACGGTCCCGCGGCTCCGTCCTTCGTGTTCTCACCCGAGACGCCGCCGTGAAGAGAAATCGGAGAAAACCCCGGGGGTTTGGTTACCTTCCGCCGGCTTCCGCGGGCCGGTGCTCGCCGCAGCTGGGACGAAGCCGAGCGGAAAGTAGGGGCAGCACCCCGCGATCGGGTGCGTGGGTGAGGTCCCGGGAGGGCCCGACGGAGCCGGCGATCGGACGTCCGCGTGCGGCCTGCGGGCTTCGGACTCGGGAGCGGCTTGTAGCGTCCGTCCTGCGGACCCGTGTGGACTCGTGTCCCGCACCCGAATCCAGGTGCGGTTCGGACGCGCCGGTGGTGCGCGCTCCCCTCCGGGACGCGGGCTCCAGCTGCAGGACGCGGGCTCCC GCTCCGGCTGCGGGACGCGGGCTCAGGCTCCGGCTCCGGGACGCGGACTCAGGCTCCGGCTGCGGGACGCGG GACGCGGACTCAGGCTCCGGCCGCGGGACGCGGACCGAACGTTGTCGCAGGCGGAGCCGTCCGGCCGGCGATCGGTTCCAGTTCCCAAGCGTGTGGCGAAAACGAAGCGCCCGCACGCCCCATGTTAAGTTTATACGAAAACTTTTCTTAAAGTTCTGGGTGAATTTCAAGCATCATCAATAA